DNA sequence from the Tachysurus vachellii isolate PV-2020 chromosome 16, HZAU_Pvac_v1, whole genome shotgun sequence genome:
CAATACATGACCGTCAAGAACTATCGAAGGATTTTAGGAAACTAAATATTCAAAAACAAATCCTAAATCCAAGCAGCACGAACCTTAATAAACGGTTCACAACAGCCGCCGTTTTATTCAGTGGATCTTTTATAAATCACTGGTATTCAAGGAATAAAACGGATTgcatattatttttacattttttcttataGCAGAATGtccagaagtgttttatttgttttatttataattgctCTTATACCATATCAATTTCCCAACTATTACATTTTGATTTAATTAAAGAACTATTAGAGACCATCAAAATTCATTTGACTTTTTATCCCTCTTTTAAAGCTAACGAGAAAAGCAAATGCatagcttgtcatgttactgagaaatttTAAAGTGGATTAAAGGCTTCGCTGTGGCTAAAAACTAGAGCtaatgcattaatattaacttgTTTTACCACCTTGTTTACCAATCAGGTTTGATCATTTAGTATTCTATCACTACAAGAGGTACAAGACTAATTAGATGTGCAGTGTtgtcttaacacacacacacacacacacacacaaaattaaaaagcaGTATGAACCTGGGTTAATGTTCATCCTCTGCAGGTTGTGTCTGGAACAAGGCACTTTTATGAAGTCATCCATCACCACCACCGTGTCAAACTCCAGACCCTTAGATTTATGCACCGTGCCTATGATATAGTctacaaaacaaagacaagacaaaggCATCTACCTAAAACTAGATGTATAAGCATTTAACTAATTTCACCAAACCATCAGTAGACTAAGTGAGATTTgaggaaatcacacacactctgcacttATCATTCAGTTAACGATAACCGAGTGTGTTTCTAACCTGCGCAGTTCGGCTTGCTCTGAGCACAGTTGTAGATCCGATCCACCAGCTCTGGAATGCGCATGTTATATTTCTCCACCACTGACAGCTTGGCTTCCAGCTCCCggtcttctgtgtgtgtggcatacTTCTTTAGGCCTGCGTAACCACCCAGCTTCTCGCTACAGAAACTCCGAATAAATGAGTCCTTAATCCACATACGCTCTGAAGGTAAAGAGACGCATTGTCAGTCCGTGATCTCATGAACTAATATCTATGTATTTACTGAAGGAGAATTCAAAGCAAATGTAAATGACACAAAGTACAAGATCATGGACACTATTTGGACACAAACCATATCAATGGCACAAATTCAAGTATCAAGTAATCTTGAACCTCCatctttcctttgttttttttttttattattattattatttatttattttttacaaaaaatagaAGTCCTAATAACTGTGCTCTAAAGAGCTCACCGTTCCTACGTTTGTCCTCTGGCTGCATCAGAATCCAGATATCCAGGATTTTCTTCAACCCAAAATTGTCAACACCctaaaaaacaagaagaaacgTTTTCTACAACAATTCAGTCAGTGACTTCACAAGAATACAGGTAATCGGTTTATAGATAATACAACATCATGAGAACTCACACCGACAATGTGGATCTTGCAGTTAGGGTTAACGTCGGTGAGCCGCACCGCTTCACTGAACACGGTTACGTTACAGCGGCACAAAATGGCCACCTTTCCTCCAACCTGTGTACGTGCCAGTCTTATGTTGTCCAGAGTCTCATTGTCCTCACCTCTCACCATGCCTGAAGAAACACTGTTTAATTAACGCACTTCGATATTAAATGTACGTGTGCTACGTGTAATGCCGTGTGTTAAACCTACCCTCCTGTCGTCCACCAACCAaaatttttttcacctttttgcAGACATCTAGGACCGTCGCACCGACGTAGGCGATCTCAGAGCCGAATCTAAAACTCTTTaataaaaggaaaggaaaaaaaaaaaaaaaaacattagagcTTAAAGACGTACAAAGTTTCGAATAACAAAtagatttaatattatattgtatggGTTCAATTCTACTGAAGCATTCCTTAAGGGAAAACATACAAGtttaagcttgtgtgtgtgtgtgtgtgtgtatacctgtgttaGGTagtaaagatgtgtgtgtgatacagtatgtaaagCATTGACAGCTCCTCTGAAGGTGTATATCTGCTGATGGGGATCTCCAACCAGGATCTTTCCACAAGACTGAGAAAGCATGATGTCCATGATGACTGAAGAAAAGCAGAATCGTACAGATAAAGTGCCTAATGGTTAACTCTCAGGTCAACTCTGAAACTCTCAGGTAAACTCTCTCTAACCgtctgaaaaaaacacacaaattaccTGGAGTGCAGTCCTGAGCTTCGTCTATGAAAATCAAATCATAGTCTTTGAGTTCAGGCTTCTGTAGCTGCCACAGTTTGAGGTAACCTGTATAAacaaatgtacattatatataaacaatggGTCAAAGattagaatgttttatttattaatgaacaaaaaagtcccaaaaaacaagttagttccttaTAATGATCAATTTTTTTCTGCAAAAGGGTGTGACCCTGGTCTACTAAAATTCCACAAGGTTAGATGCAATGACATAGCGATGACTTTTTGGTCAGTAGCTTAAGCATAAATCCACCTTTGCTCAGTGTAAAGTGAAGAATGTATTAAATCTACCATCATGGGTTATGTGGTGCGCTGCTTCTTTGGTGGGTTTCAGCTCGGTCATTTTCTTCCAAATGTTTTGTGCGTCAAGTGCAAACTCCTAGAAAGAGACACGCACAGCTAAAGATAACAAAAGTTGCAGGTTGTTGTGTCTAAGGAAAGATTCATGTATGAGTAGCTGTATCAAAAACAGTGAAGGGGATTATGGGTATAACAGTGGTGCCATTAAGCACATCTCCAAAAGTGTGCATTGGGTAATTCGGTTATATTGAGCTTTAAGTAAACCGTGAATGATTGAGCAGGGAAGTGTATTGTGGAGTGTTGGGATTCTAAAGAAGCCCCTACACAAACTAGGCTAGAACTAAAATACAGCAGTTTAAGATATTAAGAGTAGAGTAAGGCTTTCTTCTGTTTTGGTACACACAACACTGCCCCCTAATGCTGCCCCATCATGTTCACGCATCCGTTCATTCTTTTTCAACTGCTTAATCCTGGTCAAAGTCACATTGGATCTAGAACGTAGTTTGGGAATTCTGAGCGTGAAGTGGGAATACAGCCCGGATTGGATGCTGGTTCTTTGTGGGTCGCCATGTTGGCACACATTCCCACcttaatgtaaacaaaacataaacatgaaGGAATCCCACACAGACATGTGATCCTGTGTGCTCAGCAGTAAATcagagaccctggagctgtgaggcatcAACATTACCCACTGGCCACCGTGTCCACGTTAGGTGCAAGAATTTTGGaagatgtgtgtctgtgtctatatgAATGTATAACCTGGATATCTGCACACCTTCTTTTTGTATTCGGTTGGACACTCCTCACGTCCGTTGGTATTCTTGTAGCGTTCAGGGACGTGCTGTGGGCCAATATGCTCGTCCGTGGAGGAACAATAGTTGTTGATGGTTTCTGTTACGACCTTGGCGTTGacaaagccaccgtggcccGCAGGAAGCACCCAGGCTACTGTGAATGGTTTCAGACTACTACATAGCTTACTCAAATTTTtgtaccttaaaaaaaaaaaaaaaaaaaaagcataaatggAGACTTTCTTTCAGCCTAAACTATTTGAAACGGATTTAAGAACACTGACCTGCGTCCGATAGCTTGGTAGGCCATAGAGTGTATGGTCCTGCATTCTACATTAACAGGGAAACTGCGTTTGGCCTGCATGGCCACAGACTTGTTAAAGGAAATGTAGAGGAAGCGCAAATGAGGCCTTTGTTCTGCGTACTTCACCAGAGTCGTTGTCTTTCCAGTACCTGAAACATCAAAAGACCATCATTACAAGACCAACAATGATATCAGCATTTACAGTATTcacatgatgtactgtatgcacGGTAACTGGTGATAAAGCATGCAATTAGTTTAACTTTAATGGCTTTTACCAGCAAAAGCTATGATTTTGACAATGTGgtgtctctggatgttgtgatTGAGGATCTGCTGCTGTTCATGAGTGATGTATATCTGCTTTTCCCTGCgcacagagacagtgaggtGAAGAAAGCAGaagttacatttaacattttcatcTAATGACCTCAGTTTTAAAtagctaaaatatttaaagtaggTGTTAAAACGGCCCCGTACCTGCCGTCACCGTGACTCAGAGGCGGAGGTGCGTTCTCCATTAGATGCAacacataaaaaatattgtaatgCCACCTGAGTGATGGAAAAGACACATAAAGGATacttaaaatacaatttttttttggctttatttGACGTTGTTTTCACCTGTTAgtgatgttaatgttagtgttccTCATGGCGAGGAGCAGTGTAGCCATGGCCCATAGGAACTCCGAGATCATGTCCGGAGTCAGTAAACAGCCAGAGGTTCGTAAACGAGtcaccaggtccaggacatcaTTCACTCCATCTGCAAGGATCAGCATCAGAGCCATAGCAGACCAGGGGTTTGGTCCCTACAATACACCattttcaaataattatttttctacTCATCGACAATCTGATATCAAAATACTATATTGATAATACCTGTACGGCTTTACTTACATAATGTGTAACTCTTGATAAGTTTCTGTGAGGTAAAGTTTACTGATCATTTTTGGAAGGAGCCTCTAGTATCAGTGTTTTTAACAATTACAGGCAATTCTGTAACTTTAGGCTATCTGACATGGGTCATTTCTTAGAAAGTGTCTTGATAAGATGCTTACTAATTTTAACAGAGATTACTAATCCTAAATGTTTGTAGCTCATATAATCTAAGTGTTATGTATATGTAACATTCAGCGTAACTAGAAAGagataaaaagtataataaGTTTTtcaatcaatttaaaaaaacctttgtCAAATTGTTGTGGTATAAGATTAGGATGTGTTTGCTGTCAGATCAAAAAGATAAACAGTTGAATTAACTTGAATTTAAAAACGTGCTTCGGTATGTGGCAGCCTAGTGGGTAACGTGTTGGGCTActgactggaaggttgtgagtttaaacccgagccaagctgccattgctggtcccctgagcaagtcccttaaccctctatagctcagctgtataaaatgagattaaatgtaagtcacgctggataagggcgtctgccagatactttaaatgtaaatgaagacaACACAATCTTACCCCAAATGTGtcgtacaaaaaataaaacatacaaaaattgCTACATACTCCATCGATCGTCTCCATGTCTGGCAGCCTGTGCTTGATGCAGGCCTCTGCCTGGGCATAGAGCCGATGTCCTTTCACACACCGCAAAACATCTTCAACGTTCACCCATCTGCTGTGTTTAAACTGTGCCATGTACCTGTAATGACAGCAGCTCAGTTTAAACTGCTGCAGTGCAATTCCAACATATTAGATAAGTAGCAAACCTGCCACTTTATTATGTGTTTACATGATACAATCCAACCCTCTGTCATAAGAATCATGGAGCCTATCCTGGGGGATCTGAGGACATGGCACGGGACACCTTAGACAGGGtgcctaccacacacacacacacacacacacaatggacaatCTAGAGATGCTGAACATCCTACAGCACGTTTATGGACTGAGAGAGGAAACCTTTGAGATACAGCGAGAGCATGTAAAATCAATGCATGCAGGTTGGAGGCAGGAATCCTCCAACCTCGAAGGTGCGTTGCAAAAGTTTTCACCACTATGCCATCCTATCTCCTGTAGCTAGCGTTGAAATAATCGTTTTATTATATACTACTTCTACTTTCTGCTTTTTccccgttaggggtcgccacagcaaatcatcagttttcacctaactctatcctcggcatcctctactctcacaccaattacctttatgtcctcatttaacacatccatatatctcatCTGTGGTCTTCTTCTTtaacctcttacctggcagctccgtCTCCAACAtacttctaccaatataaccatctccctcctctgtacatgtccaaaccatctcaatctagtctctctgtccccaaaacagccaacatgagctgtctctctgatgtgctcgttcctaatcctgtccatcctcgtcaatcctaaagagaacctcaacatcctcattgctgctacctccatctctgtctcatgtccttttcctcacagctacagtctctaacccctacagcagagctgctctcactactgtcttctacaccttccctttgattcttgctgacactcttctgtcacacaacactcttgaattgtttaattatataaatgtgaaCAATTTGCTTTAGTCTTTAATACAGGACAAAATTCCAGCAGCTTTTTCAAATAAACTTATATCTGCATCGAAGTAGGGTTGCACTAGGGTGCACTTAAATTTGTCCCTGATACAGTCTGTACCATCACCTAAAAGGGTTTTCCCTTTATGAAAGACCCATTAGAAAGCTGAGATCATTATTGGAAATAATCCTTGAGAGACCACTGACGTATTTAACGgtatttttacatttagttTGACTTTAAACAATCTAAGTTGAACCCGGCTGTCCTGGTAACCTCCGAACCTGCATCATCTTCAGTCCTCTCCAGACGTTCAAGTGGACCAGAAAAGCACTACAGTGTCTCAGGGGAAGGACTTTTAGGTGCTTAAATGCTACGCAAAAACAACATGCTTCACGTTAAAGAACTTGCTGGAAGACTGAGCAAGGCAAAAAGAAGCCATGTGTGAACTACGTCATGATCTGACAGAGCAAAAGTCAGTAATACTGGCAGAAGTTGCAccgtcgttttgcacatactgtacaatattccattcgttttgcacatactgtacaatatttcagtccttttgcacatactgtacaatattcagtccttttgcacatactgtacaatattcagtccttttgcacatactgtacaatattcagtccttttgcacatactgtacaatatttccgtcattttgcacatactgtacaatatttccattcgttttgcacatactgtacaatatttcagtcattttgcacatactgtacaatatttcagtcattttgcacatactgtacaatattcagtcgttttgcacatactgtacaatatttcattcgttttgcacatactgtacaatatttcattcgttttgcacatactgtacaatatttcattcgttttgcacatactgtacaatatttcattcgttttgcacatactgtacaatatttcagtcattttgctgtttttgcacaaatcctatacattatctcagggacctgctgttaagaaactgtgttcattctagtattactgcaggcaatattgtctgaacttacagtatttacatacagtatttacactggtcggtcggcgctgtttctgtttatgtcttttgtatattgtattttttgtattgtcttgtaatttttgtcctgcactgtcttttctcctgcactgtctttttgtcttgtcctgcactgtttgcaccaggttgcacagttgcactttatgtggctaagactacttactaagtccttagccctgtctttgttttatgtagcaccacaaacctggagaaactttgtctcatttcactgtgtactgcaacagctatatatggttgaaatgacaataaaagcttcttgacttgatttgaattCCTGAGTTCAAACAGGACAGAAggatctttctttaaaaaaaaaaaattgatgtgATCTGgctgacagtaaaaaaaaaaaactattcttaCTAGGATGATTATTTAAGCATTAAGCCTTAAATTAAGCAAATGTTTTTAGTTCATCTGAACAAGCACAGAACAAGCAGATATGTGGAAATACTGACAAAATTGAGCAACATAAAGAGCAAGACAAAAGCATGTCAAGTCTCCTGCTTACCTCCTTGCTGTCAAACATAACCAGGGAAAATAAAGACTCGGACACAAAGAATAGTTTTTCCTTGTGATTTGTGGACATGCTCTACAGTGACCCTGTGGAAGTTTACAGAGGTTGTAAAAGTGCTACATGAAAAACATTAGCAGAATAAAACGCTATTTAACTGTCTATTGCTAGACAGTTTGTTCCCTTACTCTGTATTAATGCATTACTTactgtagctagctagctggcCTTATGTTAGTACATTAGCTACAGCTTCTCAGCATAATCGATTAGGATTCCAGGAAACAAATAATTGGGACTGGGCATCACACCCGGAAGTTTTACTTGCCTGGTTGTTTAGCTAATAAGTTTATTATTTGTCCACCCAGGGTTGGTCCACATGAATAGCTTTTCTCCTGCTCTTTACAGGAGCTTTATGAG
Encoded proteins:
- the fbxo18 gene encoding F-box DNA helicase 1 isoform X2; translation: MEPGLNCHTVPKEKEEVQHDVTEFMEGITEEMFVDDEEFETGICSVKKEENEEEVMGAGCSSWASPPSHSSFHNGYVKKEEKEDEEYDVQSLPDAHYGLLGLNQMLLEPQGHIQDLPGELLSVIFAQLPADDLYRHVSLVCRHWRDIVMNSQFLPWKKLYYRYQKLEEMAVKQLKSLVEDNGIVRKDDLCVLNMVRYMAQFKHSRWVNVEDVLRCVKGHRLYAQAEACIKHRLPDMETIDGGPNPWSAMALMLILADGVNDVLDLVTRLRTSGCLLTPDMISEFLWAMATLLLAMRNTNINITNRWHYNIFYVLHLMENAPPPLSHGDGREKQIYITHEQQQILNHNIQRHHIVKIIAFAGTGKTTTLVKYAEQRPHLRFLYISFNKSVAMQAKRSFPVNVECRTIHSMAYQAIGRRYKNLSKLCSSLKPFTVAWVLPAGHGGFVNAKVVTETINNYCSSTDEHIGPQHVPERYKNTNGREECPTEYKKKEFALDAQNIWKKMTELKPTKEAAHHITHDGYLKLWQLQKPELKDYDLIFIDEAQDCTPVIMDIMLSQSCGKILVGDPHQQIYTFRGAVNALHTVSHTHLYYLTQSFRFGSEIAYVGATVLDVCKKVKKILVGGRQEGMVRGEDNETLDNIRLARTQVGGKVAILCRCNVTVFSEAVRLTDVNPNCKIHIVGGVDNFGLKKILDIWILMQPEDKRRNERMWIKDSFIRSFCSEKLGGYAGLKKYATHTEDRELEAKLSVVEKYNMRIPELVDRIYNCAQSKPNCADYIIGTVHKSKGLEFDTVVVMDDFIKVPCSRHNLQRMNINPGIKTADADEWNLLYVAVTRAKRALYITKSVSNILTLAGEYFLRFELSSTLVNKDLHRRCSTRECPNLITTESQLSMHKLPIRYMDTAEEGGVLCATCVEQRVGPVAYLLSPPETVKSMHYTEERPELPVNIAMLLALL
- the fbxo18 gene encoding F-box DNA helicase 1 isoform X1, translated to METSSKGKAKRRHLSATECSSLTQSLTGSPAITQPFIVNLHHEDPNKGLQPMTQTKRKRIVSDGRQQRAITGFFPSAGVLSSSPQKGNSVKMEPGLNCHTVPKEKEEVQHDVTEFMEGITEEMFVDDEEFETGICSVKKEENEEEVMGAGCSSWASPPSHSSFHNGYVKKEEKEDEEYDVQSLPDAHYGLLGLNQMLLEPQGHIQDLPGELLSVIFAQLPADDLYRHVSLVCRHWRDIVMNSQFLPWKKLYYRYQKLEEMAVKQLKSLVEDNGIVRKDDLCVLNMVRYMAQFKHSRWVNVEDVLRCVKGHRLYAQAEACIKHRLPDMETIDGGPNPWSAMALMLILADGVNDVLDLVTRLRTSGCLLTPDMISEFLWAMATLLLAMRNTNINITNRWHYNIFYVLHLMENAPPPLSHGDGREKQIYITHEQQQILNHNIQRHHIVKIIAFAGTGKTTTLVKYAEQRPHLRFLYISFNKSVAMQAKRSFPVNVECRTIHSMAYQAIGRRYKNLSKLCSSLKPFTVAWVLPAGHGGFVNAKVVTETINNYCSSTDEHIGPQHVPERYKNTNGREECPTEYKKKEFALDAQNIWKKMTELKPTKEAAHHITHDGYLKLWQLQKPELKDYDLIFIDEAQDCTPVIMDIMLSQSCGKILVGDPHQQIYTFRGAVNALHTVSHTHLYYLTQSFRFGSEIAYVGATVLDVCKKVKKILVGGRQEGMVRGEDNETLDNIRLARTQVGGKVAILCRCNVTVFSEAVRLTDVNPNCKIHIVGGVDNFGLKKILDIWILMQPEDKRRNERMWIKDSFIRSFCSEKLGGYAGLKKYATHTEDRELEAKLSVVEKYNMRIPELVDRIYNCAQSKPNCADYIIGTVHKSKGLEFDTVVVMDDFIKVPCSRHNLQRMNINPGIKTADADEWNLLYVAVTRAKRALYITKSVSNILTLAGEYFLRFELSSTLVNKDLHRRCSTRECPNLITTESQLSMHKLPIRYMDTAEEGGVLCATCVEQRVGPVAYLLSPPETVKSMHYTEERPELPVNIAMLLALL